Proteins encoded by one window of Phoenix dactylifera cultivar Barhee BC4 unplaced genomic scaffold, palm_55x_up_171113_PBpolish2nd_filt_p 000121F, whole genome shotgun sequence:
- the LOC103722235 gene encoding peroxisome biosynthesis protein PAS1-like isoform X1 — translation MEQKHILMSALGLGLGVGVGIGLASGQTVGKWAAPASSSAGVTAENVEKELMRMVVDGRESKVTFDEFPYYLSEKTRALLTSAAYVHLKQVDLSKYTRNLSPASRAILLSGPAELYQQIIAKALAHFFEAKLLLLDVTDFSLKVQSKYGSSNKDSFFRRSVSEATLERMSSFLGSLSILLQREEPKVIAGSLRRQSSCVELRPRGSDSNSYTSKIHKNASVSADISGLTSQCAPINPVPLKRTSSWSFDEKILLQSLYKVLVSVSKINPIVLYIRDVENLLYRSQRIYSLFQKMLKKLSGPVLILGSRLLESDCDYSDMDGRVSSLFPYNIEIRPPDDETRLVNWKSQLEEDMRMIQIQDNKNHIAEVLAENDLECDDLGSICLADTTVLSNYIEEIVVSAVSYNLMNNKVPEYRNGKLVISSKSLSHALSIFQEGRHSSEDTLKLEANAESGKETVDEDGAAVAAAKPEVSAEVSPPEKKSEAEKPASAVKDAESSSLPPKTPEVAPDNEFEKRIRQEVIPASEIGVTFNDIGALDEIKESLQELVMLPLRRPDLFTGGLLKPCRGILLFGPPGTGKTMLAKAIANEAGASFINVSMSTITSKWFGEDEKNVRALFTLAAKVAPTIIFVDEVDSMLGQRTRVGEHEAMRKIKNEFMTHWDGLLTKSGERILVLAATNRPFDLDEAIIRRFERRIMVGLPSVESRELILRKLLSKEKVEELDYKELATMTEGYSGSDLKNLCVTAAYRPVRELIQRERLKELEKRKAEEGDSLAESSENKEEDGEQTLTLRPLNMEDLRQAKNQVAASFAGEGSVMSELKQWNDLYGEGGSRKKQQLSYFL, via the exons atggagcAGAAGCATATACTCATGTCGGCCCTGGGGTTGGGGCTCGGCGTCGGGGTGGGGATTGGGCTGGCCTCCGGCCAAACCGTCGGCAAATGGGCGGCGCCGGCCAGCTCCTCCGCCGGCGTGACGGCGGAGAACGTCGAGAAGGAGCTCATGAGGATGGTCGTGGATGGGAGGGAGAGCAAGGTTACCTTCGATGAGTTCCCTTATTACCTCAg TGAAAAGACCCGAGCTTTGCTGACAAGTGCAGCCTATGTTCACCTCAAGCAAGTGGACTTGTCCAAGTACACTCGAAACCTTTCTCCTGCAAGTCGAGCCATTTTGCTCTCAGGCCCTGCAG AGCTTTACCAACAAATTATTGCCAAGGCACTAGCCCATTTCTTTGAGGCCAAATTGTTGTTGCTAGATGTTACTGACTTCTCACTCAAG GTACAGAGCAAATATGGCAGTTCCAACAAAGATTCA TTCTTCAGAAGATCTGTATCTGAGGCAACTTTGGAGAGAATGTCTAGTTTTCTTGGATCTCTTTCGATCCTTTTGCAGAGGGAGGAACCTAAAG TTATTGCAGGATCATTACGTAGGCAAAGCAGCTGTGTAGAGTTAAGGCCAAG GGGATCAGATAGCAATAGCTACACGTCTAAAATCCATAAAAATGCATCAGTTTCAGCTGATATTAGTGGCCTCACATCACAATGTGCTCCTATAAATCCAG TTCCTCTCAAACGCACCAGCAGCTGGTCTTTCGATGAAAAGATTCTTCTACAATCACTTTACAAG GTTTTGGTTTCAGTTTCAAAAATTAATCCCATTGTCCTGTATATAAGGGATGTTGAGAACCTTCTATACAGATCGCAAAGGATATATTCTTTATTTCAAAAAATGTTGAAGAAGCTATCAGGACCAGTGTTGATACTTGGTTCAAGATTGTTGGAATCTGATTGCGACTACAGTGATATGGATGGAAGGGTCAGTAGTCTGTTCCCTTacaatatagagattaggccTCCAGACGATGAGACTCGTTTGGTTAACTGGAAATCCCAGCTTGAGGAAGACATGAGAATGATACAAATTCAGGATAACAAAAACCACATTGCAGAGGTACTTGCAGAGAATGATCTTGAGTGTGATGATTTGGGCTCCATCTGCCTAGCAGATACAACGGTTCTCAGTAATTACATAGAGGAAATTGTTGTGTCAGCTGTTTCTTACAATTTGATGAATAACAAGGTACCTGAATATAGAAATGGAAAGCTTGTCATTTCTTCAAAGAG TTTGTCCCATGCATTGAGTATATTCCAAGAAGGTAGACATTCCAGCGAGGATACTCTAAAGCTGGAAGCAAATGCTGAATCAGGAAAG GAAACTGTAGATGAAGATGGTGCAGCTGTGGCTGCAGCAAAACCTGAAGTGAGTGCTGAAGTCTCACCTCCTGAAAAGAAAAGTGAAGCAGAGAAACCAGCATCAGCAGTGAAAGATGCTGAAAGTTCATCTCTACCACCAAAAACGCCT GAAGTTGCTCCAGACAATGAATTTGAAAAGCGGATCAGACAAGAGGTCATCCCAGCAAGTGAAATTGGGGTGACATTTAATGACATAGGTGcccttgatgaaatcaaagagTCTCTTCAGGAGCTAGTCATGCTTCCCCTTCGACGTCCTGACCTCTTTACTGGAGGTCTCCTAAAGCCTTGCAGAGGAATCCTACTGTTTGGGCCACCTGGAACTGGGAAGACAATGCTAGCCAAGGCTATAGCAAATGAAGCTGGAGCAAGTTTCATCAATGTTTCAATGTCCACTATCACATCAAAATGGTTTGGGGAAGATGAAAAGAATGTCAGAGCTTTGTTTACACTTGCTGCTAAGGTCGCCCCTACTATCATTTTTGTGGATGAGGTCGATAGCATGCTTGGGCAGCGAACTAGGGTAGGAGAACATGAGGCAATGCGGAAGATCAAAAATGAGTTCATGACCCACTGGGATGGCCTCTTAACTAAGTCTGGGGAGAGAATCCTTGTTCTAGCAGCGACAAACAGACcgtttgaccttgatgaagcaATTATTAGGAGGTTTGAGCGCAG AATAATGGTTGGCTTACCATCAGTGGAGAGCAGGGAGTTAATCTTAAGGAAACTTTTGTCGAAGGAAAAGGTTGAAGAACTTGACTACAAGGAGCTTGCAACTATGACAGAAGGATACAGTGGTAGCGATCTTAAG AACCTATGCGTGACTGCAGCGTATCGCCCTGTTCGAGAGCTAATTCAGAGAGAGAGGCTTAAGGAACTG GAGAAGCGGAAAGCTGAGGAAGGAGACAGTTTGGCAGAGAGTTCAGAAAATAAGGAAGAGGATGGGGAACAAACATTAACCCTCAGACCTTTAAACATGGAAGACTTGAGGCAGGCAAAGAATCAG GTTGCTGCCAGTTTTGCTGGTGAGGGTTCTGTGATGAGTGAACTGAAACAATGGAATGATTTATATGGGGAAGGAGGCTCAAGAAAGAAGCAACAGTTATCTTATTTCCTATAA
- the LOC103722235 gene encoding peroxisome biosynthesis protein PAS1-like isoform X2, whose translation MEQKHILMSALGLGLGVGVGIGLASGQTVGKWAAPASSSAGVTAENVEKELMRMVVDGRESKVTFDEFPYYLSEKTRALLTSAAYVHLKQVDLSKYTRNLSPASRAILLSGPAELYQQIIAKALAHFFEAKLLLLDVTDFSLKVQSKYGSSNKDSFFRRSVSEATLERMSSFLGSLSILLQREEPKGSLRRQSSCVELRPRGSDSNSYTSKIHKNASVSADISGLTSQCAPINPVPLKRTSSWSFDEKILLQSLYKVLVSVSKINPIVLYIRDVENLLYRSQRIYSLFQKMLKKLSGPVLILGSRLLESDCDYSDMDGRVSSLFPYNIEIRPPDDETRLVNWKSQLEEDMRMIQIQDNKNHIAEVLAENDLECDDLGSICLADTTVLSNYIEEIVVSAVSYNLMNNKVPEYRNGKLVISSKSLSHALSIFQEGRHSSEDTLKLEANAESGKETVDEDGAAVAAAKPEVSAEVSPPEKKSEAEKPASAVKDAESSSLPPKTPEVAPDNEFEKRIRQEVIPASEIGVTFNDIGALDEIKESLQELVMLPLRRPDLFTGGLLKPCRGILLFGPPGTGKTMLAKAIANEAGASFINVSMSTITSKWFGEDEKNVRALFTLAAKVAPTIIFVDEVDSMLGQRTRVGEHEAMRKIKNEFMTHWDGLLTKSGERILVLAATNRPFDLDEAIIRRFERRIMVGLPSVESRELILRKLLSKEKVEELDYKELATMTEGYSGSDLKNLCVTAAYRPVRELIQRERLKELEKRKAEEGDSLAESSENKEEDGEQTLTLRPLNMEDLRQAKNQVAASFAGEGSVMSELKQWNDLYGEGGSRKKQQLSYFL comes from the exons atggagcAGAAGCATATACTCATGTCGGCCCTGGGGTTGGGGCTCGGCGTCGGGGTGGGGATTGGGCTGGCCTCCGGCCAAACCGTCGGCAAATGGGCGGCGCCGGCCAGCTCCTCCGCCGGCGTGACGGCGGAGAACGTCGAGAAGGAGCTCATGAGGATGGTCGTGGATGGGAGGGAGAGCAAGGTTACCTTCGATGAGTTCCCTTATTACCTCAg TGAAAAGACCCGAGCTTTGCTGACAAGTGCAGCCTATGTTCACCTCAAGCAAGTGGACTTGTCCAAGTACACTCGAAACCTTTCTCCTGCAAGTCGAGCCATTTTGCTCTCAGGCCCTGCAG AGCTTTACCAACAAATTATTGCCAAGGCACTAGCCCATTTCTTTGAGGCCAAATTGTTGTTGCTAGATGTTACTGACTTCTCACTCAAG GTACAGAGCAAATATGGCAGTTCCAACAAAGATTCA TTCTTCAGAAGATCTGTATCTGAGGCAACTTTGGAGAGAATGTCTAGTTTTCTTGGATCTCTTTCGATCCTTTTGCAGAGGGAGGAACCTAAAG GATCATTACGTAGGCAAAGCAGCTGTGTAGAGTTAAGGCCAAG GGGATCAGATAGCAATAGCTACACGTCTAAAATCCATAAAAATGCATCAGTTTCAGCTGATATTAGTGGCCTCACATCACAATGTGCTCCTATAAATCCAG TTCCTCTCAAACGCACCAGCAGCTGGTCTTTCGATGAAAAGATTCTTCTACAATCACTTTACAAG GTTTTGGTTTCAGTTTCAAAAATTAATCCCATTGTCCTGTATATAAGGGATGTTGAGAACCTTCTATACAGATCGCAAAGGATATATTCTTTATTTCAAAAAATGTTGAAGAAGCTATCAGGACCAGTGTTGATACTTGGTTCAAGATTGTTGGAATCTGATTGCGACTACAGTGATATGGATGGAAGGGTCAGTAGTCTGTTCCCTTacaatatagagattaggccTCCAGACGATGAGACTCGTTTGGTTAACTGGAAATCCCAGCTTGAGGAAGACATGAGAATGATACAAATTCAGGATAACAAAAACCACATTGCAGAGGTACTTGCAGAGAATGATCTTGAGTGTGATGATTTGGGCTCCATCTGCCTAGCAGATACAACGGTTCTCAGTAATTACATAGAGGAAATTGTTGTGTCAGCTGTTTCTTACAATTTGATGAATAACAAGGTACCTGAATATAGAAATGGAAAGCTTGTCATTTCTTCAAAGAG TTTGTCCCATGCATTGAGTATATTCCAAGAAGGTAGACATTCCAGCGAGGATACTCTAAAGCTGGAAGCAAATGCTGAATCAGGAAAG GAAACTGTAGATGAAGATGGTGCAGCTGTGGCTGCAGCAAAACCTGAAGTGAGTGCTGAAGTCTCACCTCCTGAAAAGAAAAGTGAAGCAGAGAAACCAGCATCAGCAGTGAAAGATGCTGAAAGTTCATCTCTACCACCAAAAACGCCT GAAGTTGCTCCAGACAATGAATTTGAAAAGCGGATCAGACAAGAGGTCATCCCAGCAAGTGAAATTGGGGTGACATTTAATGACATAGGTGcccttgatgaaatcaaagagTCTCTTCAGGAGCTAGTCATGCTTCCCCTTCGACGTCCTGACCTCTTTACTGGAGGTCTCCTAAAGCCTTGCAGAGGAATCCTACTGTTTGGGCCACCTGGAACTGGGAAGACAATGCTAGCCAAGGCTATAGCAAATGAAGCTGGAGCAAGTTTCATCAATGTTTCAATGTCCACTATCACATCAAAATGGTTTGGGGAAGATGAAAAGAATGTCAGAGCTTTGTTTACACTTGCTGCTAAGGTCGCCCCTACTATCATTTTTGTGGATGAGGTCGATAGCATGCTTGGGCAGCGAACTAGGGTAGGAGAACATGAGGCAATGCGGAAGATCAAAAATGAGTTCATGACCCACTGGGATGGCCTCTTAACTAAGTCTGGGGAGAGAATCCTTGTTCTAGCAGCGACAAACAGACcgtttgaccttgatgaagcaATTATTAGGAGGTTTGAGCGCAG AATAATGGTTGGCTTACCATCAGTGGAGAGCAGGGAGTTAATCTTAAGGAAACTTTTGTCGAAGGAAAAGGTTGAAGAACTTGACTACAAGGAGCTTGCAACTATGACAGAAGGATACAGTGGTAGCGATCTTAAG AACCTATGCGTGACTGCAGCGTATCGCCCTGTTCGAGAGCTAATTCAGAGAGAGAGGCTTAAGGAACTG GAGAAGCGGAAAGCTGAGGAAGGAGACAGTTTGGCAGAGAGTTCAGAAAATAAGGAAGAGGATGGGGAACAAACATTAACCCTCAGACCTTTAAACATGGAAGACTTGAGGCAGGCAAAGAATCAG GTTGCTGCCAGTTTTGCTGGTGAGGGTTCTGTGATGAGTGAACTGAAACAATGGAATGATTTATATGGGGAAGGAGGCTCAAGAAAGAAGCAACAGTTATCTTATTTCCTATAA
- the LOC103722235 gene encoding peroxisome biosynthesis protein PAS1-like isoform X3, whose protein sequence is MVVVCEKTRALLTSAAYVHLKQVDLSKYTRNLSPASRAILLSGPAELYQQIIAKALAHFFEAKLLLLDVTDFSLKVQSKYGSSNKDSFFRRSVSEATLERMSSFLGSLSILLQREEPKVIAGSLRRQSSCVELRPRGSDSNSYTSKIHKNASVSADISGLTSQCAPINPVPLKRTSSWSFDEKILLQSLYKVLVSVSKINPIVLYIRDVENLLYRSQRIYSLFQKMLKKLSGPVLILGSRLLESDCDYSDMDGRVSSLFPYNIEIRPPDDETRLVNWKSQLEEDMRMIQIQDNKNHIAEVLAENDLECDDLGSICLADTTVLSNYIEEIVVSAVSYNLMNNKVPEYRNGKLVISSKSLSHALSIFQEGRHSSEDTLKLEANAESGKETVDEDGAAVAAAKPEVSAEVSPPEKKSEAEKPASAVKDAESSSLPPKTPEVAPDNEFEKRIRQEVIPASEIGVTFNDIGALDEIKESLQELVMLPLRRPDLFTGGLLKPCRGILLFGPPGTGKTMLAKAIANEAGASFINVSMSTITSKWFGEDEKNVRALFTLAAKVAPTIIFVDEVDSMLGQRTRVGEHEAMRKIKNEFMTHWDGLLTKSGERILVLAATNRPFDLDEAIIRRFERRIMVGLPSVESRELILRKLLSKEKVEELDYKELATMTEGYSGSDLKNLCVTAAYRPVRELIQRERLKELEKRKAEEGDSLAESSENKEEDGEQTLTLRPLNMEDLRQAKNQVAASFAGEGSVMSELKQWNDLYGEGGSRKKQQLSYFL, encoded by the exons ATGGTAGTAGTATG TGAAAAGACCCGAGCTTTGCTGACAAGTGCAGCCTATGTTCACCTCAAGCAAGTGGACTTGTCCAAGTACACTCGAAACCTTTCTCCTGCAAGTCGAGCCATTTTGCTCTCAGGCCCTGCAG AGCTTTACCAACAAATTATTGCCAAGGCACTAGCCCATTTCTTTGAGGCCAAATTGTTGTTGCTAGATGTTACTGACTTCTCACTCAAG GTACAGAGCAAATATGGCAGTTCCAACAAAGATTCA TTCTTCAGAAGATCTGTATCTGAGGCAACTTTGGAGAGAATGTCTAGTTTTCTTGGATCTCTTTCGATCCTTTTGCAGAGGGAGGAACCTAAAG TTATTGCAGGATCATTACGTAGGCAAAGCAGCTGTGTAGAGTTAAGGCCAAG GGGATCAGATAGCAATAGCTACACGTCTAAAATCCATAAAAATGCATCAGTTTCAGCTGATATTAGTGGCCTCACATCACAATGTGCTCCTATAAATCCAG TTCCTCTCAAACGCACCAGCAGCTGGTCTTTCGATGAAAAGATTCTTCTACAATCACTTTACAAG GTTTTGGTTTCAGTTTCAAAAATTAATCCCATTGTCCTGTATATAAGGGATGTTGAGAACCTTCTATACAGATCGCAAAGGATATATTCTTTATTTCAAAAAATGTTGAAGAAGCTATCAGGACCAGTGTTGATACTTGGTTCAAGATTGTTGGAATCTGATTGCGACTACAGTGATATGGATGGAAGGGTCAGTAGTCTGTTCCCTTacaatatagagattaggccTCCAGACGATGAGACTCGTTTGGTTAACTGGAAATCCCAGCTTGAGGAAGACATGAGAATGATACAAATTCAGGATAACAAAAACCACATTGCAGAGGTACTTGCAGAGAATGATCTTGAGTGTGATGATTTGGGCTCCATCTGCCTAGCAGATACAACGGTTCTCAGTAATTACATAGAGGAAATTGTTGTGTCAGCTGTTTCTTACAATTTGATGAATAACAAGGTACCTGAATATAGAAATGGAAAGCTTGTCATTTCTTCAAAGAG TTTGTCCCATGCATTGAGTATATTCCAAGAAGGTAGACATTCCAGCGAGGATACTCTAAAGCTGGAAGCAAATGCTGAATCAGGAAAG GAAACTGTAGATGAAGATGGTGCAGCTGTGGCTGCAGCAAAACCTGAAGTGAGTGCTGAAGTCTCACCTCCTGAAAAGAAAAGTGAAGCAGAGAAACCAGCATCAGCAGTGAAAGATGCTGAAAGTTCATCTCTACCACCAAAAACGCCT GAAGTTGCTCCAGACAATGAATTTGAAAAGCGGATCAGACAAGAGGTCATCCCAGCAAGTGAAATTGGGGTGACATTTAATGACATAGGTGcccttgatgaaatcaaagagTCTCTTCAGGAGCTAGTCATGCTTCCCCTTCGACGTCCTGACCTCTTTACTGGAGGTCTCCTAAAGCCTTGCAGAGGAATCCTACTGTTTGGGCCACCTGGAACTGGGAAGACAATGCTAGCCAAGGCTATAGCAAATGAAGCTGGAGCAAGTTTCATCAATGTTTCAATGTCCACTATCACATCAAAATGGTTTGGGGAAGATGAAAAGAATGTCAGAGCTTTGTTTACACTTGCTGCTAAGGTCGCCCCTACTATCATTTTTGTGGATGAGGTCGATAGCATGCTTGGGCAGCGAACTAGGGTAGGAGAACATGAGGCAATGCGGAAGATCAAAAATGAGTTCATGACCCACTGGGATGGCCTCTTAACTAAGTCTGGGGAGAGAATCCTTGTTCTAGCAGCGACAAACAGACcgtttgaccttgatgaagcaATTATTAGGAGGTTTGAGCGCAG AATAATGGTTGGCTTACCATCAGTGGAGAGCAGGGAGTTAATCTTAAGGAAACTTTTGTCGAAGGAAAAGGTTGAAGAACTTGACTACAAGGAGCTTGCAACTATGACAGAAGGATACAGTGGTAGCGATCTTAAG AACCTATGCGTGACTGCAGCGTATCGCCCTGTTCGAGAGCTAATTCAGAGAGAGAGGCTTAAGGAACTG GAGAAGCGGAAAGCTGAGGAAGGAGACAGTTTGGCAGAGAGTTCAGAAAATAAGGAAGAGGATGGGGAACAAACATTAACCCTCAGACCTTTAAACATGGAAGACTTGAGGCAGGCAAAGAATCAG GTTGCTGCCAGTTTTGCTGGTGAGGGTTCTGTGATGAGTGAACTGAAACAATGGAATGATTTATATGGGGAAGGAGGCTCAAGAAAGAAGCAACAGTTATCTTATTTCCTATAA